One window from the genome of Oryza glaberrima chromosome 3, OglaRS2, whole genome shotgun sequence encodes:
- the LOC127765073 gene encoding glycine-rich cell wall structural protein-like — protein MGPGDGGCVGGGGDGIGGMGPGDGGCIGGGDGIGAGGGGIGGMGPGDGGCVGGGGDGIGGMGPGDGGCIGGGDGIGAGGGGIGGMGPGDGGCVGGGGDGIGAGGGGIGSMGPGDGGCIGGGDGIGAGGGGIGGIGPGDGG, from the coding sequence ATGGGTCCTGGGGACGGCGGTTgtgttggcggcggtggcgacggcatCGGTGGCATGGGTCCTGGGGACGGTGGTTGCATTGGTGGAGGTGACGGCATcggcgccggaggtggtggCATCGGCGGCATGGGTCCTGGGGACGGCGGTTgtgttggcggcggtggcgacggcatCGGTGGCATGGGTCCTGGGGACGGTGGTTGCATTGGTGGAGGTGACGGCATcggcgccggaggtggtggCATCGGCGGCATGGGTCCTGGGGACGGCGGTTgtgttggcggcggtggcgacggcatCGGCGCCGGGGGTGGTGGCATCGGCAGCATGGGTCCTGGGGACGGTGGTTGCATTGGTGGAGGTGACGGCatcggcgccggtggtggtggcatcGGCGGCATCGGTCCCGGGGATGGTGGTTGA